A genomic region of Dickeya solani IPO 2222 contains the following coding sequences:
- a CDS encoding sulfite exporter TauE/SafE family protein, whose amino-acid sequence MEWFVVGPDVLALLFLASVIAGFVDSIAGGGGLLSIPVLLAAGLSPAQVLATNKLQAVGGSFSASLYFIRRKAVDMKILTLAVPLTFVGAMFGAWLIQQIHADFLRKLLPVLVIGIGLYFLLMPKVGDEDRHARMSLLPFSLLGGACVGFYDGFFGPGAGSFYALAYVTLLGFNLAKATAHAKVLNFTSNFGSLLFFMLGGQVVWGVGLVMLVGQIIGARLGARMVLTKGQKLIRPMLVIMSALMSIKLIHDNHGSEIAHWLGQLF is encoded by the coding sequence ATGGAATGGTTCGTTGTCGGGCCGGATGTGTTGGCCCTGTTGTTTCTGGCGAGCGTGATCGCCGGATTTGTGGATTCGATCGCCGGCGGCGGCGGGTTGCTGTCCATTCCGGTGTTGCTGGCGGCGGGGTTGTCGCCCGCTCAGGTGCTGGCGACCAACAAATTGCAGGCCGTGGGCGGTTCGTTTTCCGCCAGCCTGTATTTTATCCGCCGCAAAGCGGTGGACATGAAAATACTGACGCTGGCGGTGCCGCTGACCTTTGTGGGCGCGATGTTCGGCGCCTGGCTAATTCAGCAGATTCATGCCGATTTCCTGCGTAAGTTGCTGCCGGTGCTGGTGATCGGCATTGGTCTCTATTTTCTGCTGATGCCGAAAGTGGGGGATGAGGATCGGCATGCCCGTATGTCGCTGTTGCCGTTTTCCCTGTTGGGCGGCGCCTGCGTCGGGTTTTACGACGGCTTCTTCGGGCCGGGCGCCGGTTCGTTTTATGCGCTGGCCTATGTCACTTTGCTGGGGTTCAATCTGGCGAAAGCCACCGCGCACGCCAAAGTGCTCAATTTTACCTCCAACTTCGGCAGCCTGCTGTTTTTCATGCTGGGCGGCCAGGTGGTATGGGGCGTTGGTTTGGTGATGCTGGTCGGGCAGATTATCGGCGCCCGGCTGGGGGCCAGAATGGTGCTGACCAAGGGACAGAAACTGATTCGCCCGATGCTGGTGATCATGTCCGCCCTGATGAGCATCAAATTGATTCATGACAACCACGGCAGCGAGATTGCTCACTGGCTGGGACAGCTATTCTGA
- a CDS encoding YfcL family protein produces MIAEFEARILTLIDNMVEHANDDELFASGYLRGHLTLAVAEAEAHGEQTAQALHARVQESLNKAIKNGELSPPDQTLVAQVWESLYQQAQLQ; encoded by the coding sequence ATGATCGCAGAATTCGAGGCGCGCATCCTGACGCTGATTGACAATATGGTGGAGCACGCCAACGATGATGAACTGTTTGCCAGCGGTTACCTGCGTGGTCACCTGACGCTGGCGGTGGCGGAAGCGGAAGCACATGGCGAACAGACGGCGCAGGCGTTGCATGCGCGGGTACAGGAAAGCCTGAACAAGGCGATTAAGAATGGCGAGCTGTCGCCGCCGGATCAGACGTTGGTCGCCCAGGTTTGGGAATCGCTGTATCAGCAGGCGCAATTGCAATAA
- the mepA gene encoding penicillin-insensitive murein endopeptidase, translated as MKTNWIGMVALLLSSAALAKTPWQEITHPVAGQPQAIGAFANGCIIGAQPLSLQSSDYQVMRVDQRRYFGHPDLLAFINRLSASVHRTTGGTVLIGDMGMPAGGRFSSGHASHQSGLDADIWLQLPRQRWSQQQLLQPQPLDLVLADGKNVNPRAWSPDVLKLVKTAAQDNDVTRIFVNPAIKKQLCLEAGSDRNWLHKVRPWFAHRAHMHVRLRCPANSLECQEQDAPPAGDGCGAELNSWFQPRKPGAETPAKTTPPPLPPSCQALLDRHLIAE; from the coding sequence ATGAAAACAAACTGGATTGGGATGGTGGCGCTGCTGCTGAGCAGCGCCGCGCTGGCGAAGACACCGTGGCAGGAGATAACCCACCCGGTGGCAGGCCAGCCTCAGGCCATCGGCGCGTTTGCCAATGGTTGTATCATCGGCGCACAGCCGTTGTCGTTGCAGTCGTCTGATTATCAGGTGATGCGCGTCGACCAGCGGCGTTACTTCGGTCATCCGGACTTGCTGGCGTTCATCAATCGTCTCAGCGCCAGTGTGCATCGCACCACCGGCGGTACCGTGCTGATCGGCGACATGGGCATGCCGGCCGGTGGACGGTTCAGCAGCGGCCACGCCAGCCATCAGTCGGGGCTGGATGCGGATATCTGGCTGCAACTGCCGCGTCAGCGCTGGAGTCAGCAGCAGTTGCTGCAACCGCAGCCGCTGGATCTGGTGCTGGCGGACGGTAAAAACGTCAATCCGCGCGCATGGTCGCCGGATGTGCTGAAGCTGGTGAAGACGGCGGCGCAGGATAATGACGTGACGCGCATTTTCGTCAACCCGGCGATTAAAAAGCAGCTGTGTCTGGAAGCCGGCAGCGACCGCAACTGGCTGCACAAGGTTCGGCCGTGGTTCGCCCATCGCGCGCACATGCACGTGCGGCTGCGTTGCCCGGCGAACAGCCTGGAGTGTCAGGAGCAGGATGCGCCGCCGGCGGGCGACGGATGCGGCGCTGAACTCAACAGCTGGTTCCAGCCGCGCAAACCGGGCGCCGAAACACCGGCCAAAACGACACCTCCCCCCTTGCCGCCTTCCTGTCAGGCGTTGCTTGATCGCCATCTGATTGCGGAATAA
- a CDS encoding elongation factor P hydroxylase produces the protein MTTLTETASTHHYDQLITIFNRCFSEEYNTRLEKGDEEPIYLPADDQAPYHRIVFAHGFYASGMHEISHWCIAGEERRKLVDFGYWYCPDGRDAATQSQFESVEIKPQALEWMFCVAAGFPFNVSCDNLNGNVDPDRIAFQRRVHAQVMIYLQQGVPGRPARFIQALQDFYHTAPQTAADFPYPADL, from the coding sequence ATGACGACGTTGACTGAAACTGCAAGCACTCACCATTACGACCAGTTGATCACCATTTTTAACCGGTGTTTCAGCGAGGAATACAACACCCGGCTGGAGAAAGGCGACGAAGAGCCTATCTACCTGCCGGCCGACGATCAGGCGCCGTATCACCGTATTGTGTTTGCGCACGGGTTCTATGCCAGCGGCATGCACGAGATTTCGCACTGGTGCATTGCCGGTGAAGAACGCCGCAAATTGGTGGATTTCGGCTACTGGTATTGCCCAGACGGACGCGATGCTGCGACTCAGAGCCAGTTTGAGTCGGTGGAAATCAAGCCGCAGGCGCTGGAGTGGATGTTCTGCGTCGCCGCCGGCTTCCCGTTTAATGTCAGCTGCGACAACCTGAATGGCAATGTCGACCCAGACCGTATCGCTTTCCAACGCCGGGTTCACGCGCAGGTGATGATCTATCTGCAACAGGGCGTGCCCGGTCGACCCGCGCGCTTTATTCAGGCGCTGCAGGATTTCTACCACACCGCGCCGCAAACCGCGGCGGACTTTCCTTATCCGGCCGATCTGTGA